The Eremothecium gossypii ATCC 10895 chromosome IV, complete sequence genome contains a region encoding:
- the RAD33 gene encoding Rad33p (Syntenic homolog of Saccharomyces cerevisiae YML011C (RAD33)) codes for MGKLGYDTVSRFLNAKIPGELEDELLVAYATCTEGQDDMTAAQLPAFFEDLQLPKEWYELVSPSRVCIEGTDIVDFEKLMSATYRLLIFMDNEKTIDEHWELLLGASQRAERFGRVPARKQAVTLKDLQRCAAHVGMEPEQSVEMLAWATGGSRVYVTYLDFAYLLGKLGYLHF; via the coding sequence ATGGGCAAGCTGGGATATGATACCGTATCGCGTTTTCTTAATGCTAAAATTCCGGGGGAGCTGGAGGACGAGCTGCTCGTCGCATACGCTACCTGCACTGAGGGACAGGATGACATGACTGCAGCACAGCTGCCTGCGTTCTTTGAGGACCTGCAGCTGCCTAAAGAGTGGTACGAGCTTGTAAGTCCTAGTAGGGTATGCATCGAGGGTACGGATATTGTGGATTTTGAGAAACTGATGTCCGCTACTTACAGGCTGCTGATCTTCATGGATAACGAAAAGACGATTGACGAGCACTGGGAGCTGCTGCTTGGCGCGTCTCAACGTGCTGAGCGATTTGGCCGTGTACCCGCGCGAAAACAGGCGGTGACGCTCAAGGACTTACAGCGGTGCGCCGCGCACGTCGGCATGGAACCGGAACAGTCGGTGGAGATGCTAGCGTGGGCGACCGGGGGGAGCAGGGTCTATGTGACATACCTGGACTTTGCCTACCTGTTGGGGAAGTTAGGGTATCTGCATTTCTGA
- the ERV25 gene encoding Erv25p (Syntenic homolog of Saccharomyces cerevisiae YML012W (ERV25)), with amino-acid sequence MKYTTFGIISLFLSVTWALRFELAASFEPKPFCIRDFVEAGNQVVITMESDGRVGDGQVLSFYVIDSMGNEHRRKKNFAEKLNVAFTAPSSAVFDVCFENKAEAAGRSLMRNVEVNIESGSAARDWDKIRSAEKLRPAEVQLRQVEEMSDEIVERLNYLKLREERLRDTNESTNRRVRNFSMAVIVVFAALCAWQLNYLKNYFRAKHII; translated from the coding sequence ATGAAATACACGACATTTGGTATCATATCTTTGTTCCTAAGCGTAACATGGGCATTGCGTTTCGAACTAGCCGCGTCCTTCGAGCCTAAGCCGTTCTGCATCCGGGACTTCGTTGAGGCAGGCAACCAGGTAGTCATCACCATGGAGTCGGATGGCAGAGTTGGCGACGGGCAAGTTCTCAGCTTCTACGTGATCGACTCGATGGGCAACGAGCACCGCAGAAAGAAGAACTTTGCTGAGAAGCTCAACGTGGCATTCACCGCGCCCTCGTCGGCCGTATTCGACGTATGCTTCGAAAACAAAGCCGAGGCTGCTGGCCGCTCGTTGATGCGCAACGTCGAGGTGAACATCGAATCCGGATCCGCCGCGCGTGACTGGGACAAGATCCGCTCTGCCGAGAAGCTGAGGCCGGCCGAGgtccagctgcgccaggtCGAGGAAATGTCTGACGAGATCGTCGAGCGGCTCAACTACCTCAAGCTCCGTGAAGAGCGCCTGAGAGACACCAACGAGTCGACCAACCGCCGCGTGCGCAACTTTTCCATGGCTGTGATAGTGGTGTTTGCCGCGCTCTGCGCATGGCAGTTGAACTACTTGAAGAACTACTTCCGCGCCAAGCACATCATCTAA